In the Armatimonadota bacterium genome, GCCCGCCGCGAGGCGCCGCCATGGAGCGTCATCACGCCTATCACGTAGCACGGGGTCGTCAGCAGGTAGCCCACGCGCTCGAAGAGCGCCAGGTACACAGCCGTCAGCGCGACGCCCGCCACGAGCCGCCGCAGCGAGCCCGCCACGGGCGTTTCCATGGCGTCGCCGGGCTCCACGTCCGACATGGGTAGCCGGCGCTCGACGGGGTTGGGGCCTGTCACGGCTAGCACGCCAAGTGCCAATCCACACAAGGCAATGCCGATACCGAGTCCCATGGGAAACGCACGTGGACCGAGCGGGTCGGTCGGCACACCGGGGGGAATCCGGGACGCAGCCACACCGACGAGCACACCGAAGCCCATGAGGACCAAGGCGGTCACGCCGTGTTGCCCCGCGTCCCGATCCGTGGCCTGCCCGCCCCCCCTTCGGGAAGTCCCCGGTGTCCGAGATGGAACACTGTATGTCGTACGAGACTTTTTAAGAATTCGGCGCGTCGCGTGGGACTCCCTCCCGTTCATGACGTCTCTGGGGACGTGTCTGGCGGGAGAGCCGAAGGCCCTCGGGCTCCCAGAACAACTCGGTGAGGTGATGATCGTTCACGCGCGCATAGGCAATCGTCTCTCCAGTCATGCCCTCAGGGTGACAGATTCACTGAGCCGTTGGGGGTGACAAAATCAATGAGCTATTTCAAGCCAGTACAAGCGTGTTGACGCCCGCACGCGACCATGGTACCGTGAGGGTGGCAGGTCCGGCGTGTCTGCACGTTCCTCAGGCGTGTTCCCCACGATCCGCAGGATGTGAGCCCGACGGTCTCTGTACGCTACACGAAAGGCAGGCATGGCACGATGGCCACAGGCACGGTCAAGTGGTTCAGCGCGGAGAAGGGCTACGGCTTCATCGCCGTCGAAGGCGGCAAGGACGTCTTCGTCCACTACTCCGCCATCGTTGGCGAGGGCTTCAAGACCCTCGAAGAGGGCCAGCGCGTCCAGTTCGACATCGTCGACGGGCGCAAGGGGCCGCAGGCAGCCAACGTCACGGTCCTCTAAGCCGTCACCAGGATCGCGCACACCGCGCAGCGCCCTCCCACGCGTGCCGGGGCCCGGGCGCTGCGGCTGTTCACGTGCGCCGGCGGACGCGCGCACCGATCCCGCCGGAGGGTGCGCAGGCAGTGCTGGCATGCACCCGCACGCACGGTGGTGACGCGCTGCGAGCGGGCACGGCGGGCTCCGGCAGGTGTCCGGAGCCCGTTCGTTGCCGGACGGGCCGACGCCCTGGTAAGATCGAGCTGCACCGCACCGCGAGGCGGGAGGGCGCATGGTCGCCGTCGACCTGCTCGACCTCGGCTTTCGGATCTTCCTCCTGCTGATCCTGGCACGCGTGGTGCTCTCGTGGGTGCCCGATCTGGCCGTCCGCTTCCCGGCCGTGGCCCACGTCGTCTGGCGCCTCACCAACCCGGTGCTGGACCCGGTGCGGCGCTTGATGCCGCCGGTGGCCGGGCTGGACCTCTCGCCCCTGGTCGCCATCCTGTTGCTGCAGCTGCTGATCGTGCTGCTCAGGGAGGCGCTGTTGAGCCTGCTGTGAGGTCTCCCGTGGAGGGCGTCCGATGGTGCAGGCGTACGTGCTGATCCGCATCCTGCCCGGCAAACTGGCCGAGGCCCTGGCGCAGATTCAGAAGACGCCGGGCGTGAAGATGGCCCACGCCGTCACCGGGCCCACCGACATCATCGCCTTCGTGGAAACCGAGAGCATGGATACCCTGGGCCGGTTGATCGTCTCGCGGTTCCAGGAGACGCCCGGCGTCACCCGCACCACCACCTGCGTGGTGACGCCAGTTAGCGAGGGATAGCCAGTCCGCGCGGTCGACGCGGCCGCGGGCAGCCACGTCGGACGCTGGCCCGCACGGCCAAGGCCAACGCACGGAGGACGCACAGGGGGGCGCGGCGACCGGCTGCGGTCGCGAGGCCTGTACCGGGGTGATCGCGGCTGCCGGGCGAGGGCGCCTACACGGAGCCGTCCGGGCGCGCAGGCGCATCGTCGGGTGGACGGCGGCGCGGGAGCGCCCAGACTGCGACCAGCCCCACGGCCGACAGCGCCAGGAGTACGCCCAGCGTGTGCGCCAGGCCGATGCGGTCGGCGAGGGCGCCCACCGCCGTCAACGAGATCCCCGCGATCCCCCACGCCATGCCCGTCACCATGGCGCTGGCGAGGCTCGCGCGCCGCGGCAGCACTTCCTGCGCAATGGCCACGTTGACGGGCGCCGAGAGGTAGAAACTCATGCCCCCGAGCGCCAGGGCCACCAGCCCCCACGGGCTCGTGGTGGACGTGAACAGCAACAGCAGCGGCGTGCCCACGACGAACGACAGCGCGAGGATGGCACGTCGGCCCAGCCGGTCCGAGAGCGCGCCGCCCAGCAGCCCGCCCAGGGCCCCGATCCCGCCGAAGAGGAACACCGCCGTGGCACCCACCAGCAGCGACTGCCCCCGTTCCCGCAACAGCAGCGGCAGGAAAAGGATGAAGGAGAGGATGATCACACTGCGGATGACGACGATGAGCCAGACGAGGGCCAGCAGCGGGCCGTGCCGCCGCAGGTCGCTGGCCAGGCGATCGGGCGCCGGCGGGAGCGTGCCCTGCCAGGTGCGCGCCCGTGCCCACAGCACGGCGCAGGCGAGCAGCCCTGGCACCGCTGCGGCGACGGTGCCGTGCAGCCCCAGGACGCCCACGATCGGCGCCACGAACAGGGGCCCGAGCGCGTAGCCCAGTTCGCCGCCCGCCACGAACACCGAGAGCGCCGTGCCGCGCCGGGCGCCACCGACCTCGCCGGCCAGCGCGAACGCCTGGGGGTGGAACGACGCCACGCCGAGCCCGGTGAGGAACAGGATGATCAGCATCAGCCCGTACGTCGGCGCCAGCCCCACCAGGCCCATGCCGAGGACCGTCACCGTGGGTCCCAGCACGGCGAACGCCGGTCGGCGCACGCGGTCGGCGGCGAGCCCAAACAGCGGCTGGGTGAGCGCTGCGGTGGCGTTGAACGCGGTACCCATCAGGCCTGCCAGCGCCAGCGACAGGCCGAACTTGGCCACGACCAGCGGCAGCAGGGGCGCGAGGAACGCGGCGTAAAGGTCGTTGGTGAAGTGGGCCAGGGCCATGGTCCACAGCCGGTCCCAGGCCACTGGCCGCGGGCGGGACGAACGGAGCGACCTGCGAGGCGCCTGCACGACGACGTCGGGCATGAGAGCTTCAGCGTGCTGCGCCGCGCAGGCGCGCGGCCGGACGCGCCGCGCCACGCCCCGGCGGCGCCGCAAGGTGCGCGAGGCTCGCCGCTTGGTCCGGCACTCGCGCTCGACCATGCGGCGTCCGCTGCCTGCGCTGGCAGGGGTACGCGCGGCCCGCCGCCGCGCCCGGCACCCGGATGGCCGGTCCCGCGACGTACAGGGCGGGCCTCAGCGTGCGCGGGACGCGCGGCGCGGCGGTCGGACGACCTTGGGCGACCGGGCCGCGCGGCGCCCGTCACCGGTGGGGAGCGTCTCCTCCCACGTCACGATGCTGTGGTAGAAGACGCGGTCACCCTCCTCCAGGCCCCGCGTGATCTCGGTAATGTGCATCGTGGTGGCGCCGAACTCCTTGAGGGCGTACTCCACGGCGGCCTCCGGCTTGGCGTCGTTGCCGCACGTGAAGATGTCCAGCGCCACGTAGCCGTACTCGGGCCAGGTGTGCACCGACAGGTGCGATTCGGAGATGACGACCACGCCCGAGACACCGTTGGGAGGGAAACGGTGGAACGAGATCGCCCAGACGGTGACGCCCGCCACTTCGGCCGCACGGACCAGGATCTGCTCGACGGCCTCGACCCGCCCAATGATCTCCGGATTGCACCCCGAGGCCTCGGCCACGTAGTGGTGTCCGACCGGTTCCATCTCCCACCTCCCCCGTGCCACGCGTGCCGTCGACCGAACGACCACTCATGGTACGGATCGCCGCGCGCGGTGTCAACGCGACCGACGACGCCAGCGTCTTTCGGCGCGCACAGACACTTCCCTGCCCGCGGCCCGCGGGCACGGCGCGCGCAGCGACGGCCGCGCTCACAGACGCAGTCGAGGATCCAGGGCGTCGCGAATGGCGTCGCCCAGCAGGTTGAAGCCCAGCACGGTGAGCATGATGGCCAGCCCGGGGAAGGTGACGCTGTGGGGCGCCAGGCGGATGTACTGACGGGCGCTGGAGAGCATCGTGCCCCACTCCGCCGCCGGCGGCTGCGCCCCGAGGCCCAGGAACCCTAGCGCCGCAGCCGACAGGATCGCGGACGCGAACTGCAGAGTCGACTGCACGATGATCACCGCCATGGTGTTGGGCAGGATGTGCCGCCAGAGGATGCGCCGGGCCGACGCGCCCAGCGCCCGGGCGGCCTCCACGAACTCCTGCCCCCGCATGGCCAGGACCTGACCGCGCACGAGCCGGGCGTAGACCGGGATGGACACGACGCCCACGGCCACCATCACCTGCGGCAGCCCCACGCCGAGGATGGCGACGAGCACGATGGCCAGCAGGATGCCCGGAAAGGCCAGTAACACGTCGATGGCGCGCTGGACCAGGAGGTCCGGCCATCCGCCGAAGTAGCCCGAGAACGCGCCGACGGGCACGCCGACACTCGCACCGATCGCGACCGCAATGGCCCCGATGACCAGCGACAGACGGGCACCGTAGACCACGCGGCTGAGGAGGTCGCGCCCGAGCTCGTCGCGACCCAACCAGAAGTCACGACTGGGGCCCTGCAGGCTGGCCTCCAGGGCGATCTCGTAGGGATCGTGGGGCGCCAGCCACGGCGCGAAGAGCCCGGCCGCCAGGAACGCGGCAAGGATCCCCAGACCCGCCAGCCCAGCCCGGTGGCGCCGAAGGTGGCGCCAGACGGCGTAGGCCCGTGCCGGCTTGACGTGAATCATTCGTAGCGGATGCGCGGGTCCACCACGGCGTACAGCACGTCGACGACGAGGTTGACCACCGCGAAGGCGAAGGCCACCACCAGCACGGCTCCCTGCACCACCGGGTAGTCGCGGGCCAAAACCCCCTCCACGAGCAGCCGGCCGATGCCCGGCCAGGCGAAGACGCTCTCCGTCAGGACCGCGCCCGACAGCAGGGTGCCCATCTGCAGGCCCACGACCGTAATGACGGGGATCAGGGCATTACGGAAGGCATGGCGGTTGACGACCACGCGCTCGGCCAGTCCCTTGGCGCGCGCCGTGCGGACGTAGTCGGCACGGAGCACCTCGAGCATGCTCGAACGCGTCATGCGGGCGATGATCGCTGCCGTGGCCAGGCCCAGCGTCACCGCCGGCAGCACCAGGTGCAGCGGTGTGCCGGTCCCCACCGCGGGCAGCCACCCCAGCCACACCGCGAACACCAGGATCATCATGAGGCCCGACCAGAACACGGGCATCGAGAGCCCCAGCAGGGCCGCCAGCATCACCAGGGTGTCGATCACCGAGTACGGGCGCATCGCCGACACCACCCCTGCCGCGATGCCGACGCTGACGGCGACGGCGAGCCCGGCCAGCGCCAGGGTCACGGTGTTCGGGATGCGCGCCCACAGCTCATGGGTGACCGGTGCTCGGGACCGCACGGAGCGGCCGAGGTCGCCGCGCAGTAGATTGGCCGTGAACGCGGCGAACTGCACCAGCAGCGGGCGGTCGAGCCCGAGTTCCCGGCGCACCGCCTCCACGAACTCCCGGGTGGCGGCTTCGCCGGCGATGACCTGGGCCGGGTCGCCCGGGATGACCCGCACCATGGCAAAGACCACGAAGGCGACGCCGAAGACCACCGGGACGGCCAGCAGGAGCCGCGTCGCGATGTACCGCCACATCCGAGGCTGGCGCCGGGGCCGCGGAGCGCGGCCCCGGCGCCTGTCAGCGCGGGGGATCCGCTACCGGCGCAACCACGCCGCGCTGGCGATGATCCGCTCGGAGGGGTGGACGACGACGCCCTGCACGGTGGTGCGCAGGCCGGTGACCTGCGACTCGCTGTGCAGGAAGACCCATGCAGCGTCCTCCATGATCAGCCGCATGGCCTCGGCGTAGATCCGGGTACGCTCGGCCTGGTCGACGGTGGTCCGGCCGCGGTCCAGCAGCGCGTCGACCCGCGGGTTGCTGTAGAAGCCGCGGTTGAAGCCCACCGGCGGGAACTGCGAGGTGTGGAACAGGGCGTACAGCCCGTAGTCCGCGTCGCCGGTCACGGTGCCCCAACCGAGCATGTACATCTGGATGTCGTTCTGCTCCCTGGGCCGCGCGGTCAGGGCGAGGTAGGCACCAAACTCGAGCGTCCGCAGTTCGAGCTCGATGCCGGCCCGGCGCGCCAGGCCCTGGATGCTCGCTGCGATCTCGGCGTCGCGGATGTACCGTCCCGTGGGGTGGTGGAACACGGCGCGCAACGGGCGTTCGCGGCTGTACCCGGCTTCCCGCAGCAGCGCTTCGGCGCGCTCCAGATCCCACGGGTAGGTCATGATCTTCGAATACCCTTGCACGTTGGGCGCGATGGGGGCGTCGGAGACGCGCGCCGTACCCGCCAGCGCCGACCGCACGATGGCCTCCTTGTTGACGGCGTAGTTGAGCGCCAGGCGGACACGCCGGTCGTTGAAGGGCGGCCGGGACACGTTGAACGCCGCGTAGATCGTCCGCAGGCTCGTGTCGACCGACACGCGGATGTCCCGGCTCCCCCGGAGTCGGTCGATCTCGCGGGGCGGGACGCGCACGGCCACGTGCAGCGACCCGGCCTCCAGCGCCGCCAGGCGCGCGCCGTCGTCGGGGATGACGCGGAACTGGACCTCGTCCAGCAGGGCCCGCTCGCCCCAGTAGTCGTCGTTACGGACCACCACCACGCGGTCCCCGCGTACCCACTCCCGGAACCGGAAGGGCCCGGTGCCCACGGGCTGACGCGCGTAGTCGGCGCCCAGGCGCCGAATCGCCGCGGGGCTCTGGATGCCGGTGCCGCTATGGGTGAGGTGGGCCAGCAGGGGCGCGAACGGGGCGTCGGTTGTCAGGCGCACGGTCATGGAGTCGACGACCTCCACTCGCTGCACACGGCTGATGAGGAAACGCCACGGGGCGCGCGTCGCCGGATCGAGAATCCGGTCGAGGTTGAACTTCACGGCCTCCGCGTCCAGGGCGGTGCCGTCGTGGAACCGCACACCGGGGCGCAGACGGATGGTGAACGTTCGGCCGTCCGGCGCGACCTGCACGCCTGTGGCAAGGCGCGGCTGGACCTTGCCCTCGGGGGTCAGCTCGAAGAGGGTTTCCACCATGTGCTCCATGATGGTCGCCGTCGGTGCGTCGGTGTACAGGTGTCCGTCGAGCGTGGTGGCATCGGTGCCCTGCCCGACGATGAGCGTCCCACCGCGTTGGGGCGTGACGGCCGGCGCCGCGCCGGCCGAGAGGCTTCCCAGACCAAGCACGCACACCAGGACTGCCATCACCGCGTTCCGCATGATCGCCCCCCATGGATGGGCGCGGCGGCGACCGTCGCCTCGCTGGCGGCGCCACGCCGCGCGGCCCCTGTGTCACGCCATCTATCTTCCTTCAACTTCTTTCAACGGCGATGACGCGATCCTTGCTTCCCCCGCCACGCGCGGACCACCTCGAGCCCGACGGGCAGCAGGGAGACCGCGATGACGCCCGCCAGCACCAGCGTCAGGTGCCGTTGCACGAGGGGGAGGTTGCCGAACCAGTAGCCGCCGAAGACGAAGATCCCCACCCACAGCAGCGCGCCCGTCACGTTGTAGACGGTGAACCGGCTGTAGGTCATGCGGCCCACCCCGGCCACGAAGGGCGCGAAGGTGCGCACGATCGGCACGAACCGCGCCAGCACGATGGTCTTGGCGCCGTGCCGCTCGTAGAACGCGTGGGTGCGGTCCAGGTGCTCCTGCCGGACGTACCGGCCGGCGGCGACCAGCCGGGCGCCCAGCGCGCGCCCGACCCAGTAGTTCACCGCGTCGCCGACGATGGCGGCGGCGGTCAACAGCGCGGCCAGGGCCCAGACGTTGAGGCCGCCGCGGGCGGCGATGGCCCCGGCGGCGAACAGCAGCGAGTCGCCCGGCAAGAACGGCGTCACCACGAGCCCGGTCTCGGCGAAGATCACCGCCGCCAGCACCGGATAGGCCCACACGCCATACGTCTGGACCACCGTGTTCAGGGAGCGGTCCAGGTGCACGAGGACGTCCAGGGCGCGCGCCAGGAACTCCACGCCTCGCGACCGGCTCCGGGGTCAGGACGACGGGGGCGCCGCGTTGGCCGCCGACGGCTGCGTGCGCCGCAGGGCCCGTGCGCGGTCCAGGGCGGCCGTGGCGGCCGCCAGCAGGGTCTCCGGGTCGGTGCCGGCCTCCGGTGCGGTGGCCACCGCGCCCTGCAGGCTGACGAGGATGCGACGGGAGCCGGCCGGGAGCGGCGTGGCGCCCGCCAGGGCCACGAGCCGCTGCAGGGCGGCTTCCGCGGCCGGACGATCGGTGCGGGGCAGCAGGGCTGCGAAGTCGTCGCCCCCGATGCGGAACAGCAGGTCGCCCGGCCGTACCGCGCCGTCCAGCAGGCGGGCCAGCTGCTGCAGCACGGCGTCACCCACCAGGTGGCCGTGGGTCTCGTTGATCTGCCGGAACTGCACGATGTCAAGCAGCAGGACGCTGAACGGCGTGTTGGCGCGCGCCTCGCGCCGGAACTCCTCCTCGAGCCGCAGGTGGAACTGCCGGCGGTTGTACAGCCCCGTCAGGGGGTCGGCCACGGCCAGACGCTCCACCGCCACCATGGCGTCGTCGAGCCGGCGCTCGAGGTCGGCGATCTTCCGCTGCGCCGCCCGCGCGGTGGCCACACCCCACGCAGCGACACCGACCAGGAGCCAGACCGCGCTGCCCAGGGCAAGGCCCATCGCCTCCGTCTCGGTCGCCTGCGCGAGCGCGGCCACCAGCACCCCGCCGGGCACCATGGCCGCAGGCGCGAGCAGCGCGTCGATCCCGACCGGCGGCCGCACGACGGGCCGCCGGACCGGCGCAGCCCGCCGCATCGCCGCCGCGACGGCCGCCCACACCACGGTGTAGACCGCACCGCCCAGGGCCACGGTCCACGCGCTGAACGCGTCGGCACCCGCGGGGGGCGTCACGGCGCCCGCGCCGCCCAGCGCGAGGACCTCCTGGCCCAGCGCGGCACCGATCCTGGTCGGCGCGCGCCGCTGGCGCACGCCGTCGACCACCAGACCGGGCACGAGCACCAGGAGGGCCGCAGGCCAGCCATAGCGGAACAGCACGCCCAGCGCCAGCCCGCCAAGCGGGGTGACCCCGATCCCCGACGGGAGCGCGATGCGCAACAGCGGCGTCACCGCCGACGCCACTCCCAGCGCGATCCAGCCCGCGGCGGACACGGCAGGCCGCGCGGTCGCCGCCAGGACCAGCAACACCACACCGACCACCGCCAGCGCCACCCCCAGCGGGCCCACCGCCCCCGCCGCCCCGGTCGGCCCGGTCGTCCCGTGCGCGCGCGCCGGTGGGGCGGCGGGCTCAGACGTTCCCATAGTGGTGGAAGAACCGGATGGTGGCCTCGATGCCCCGCGTGAAGTTGCGCAGGGCGAACTTCTCGTTGGGCGCGTGCAGGTTGTCGTCGGGAAGGCCGAAGCCCATCAACACCGCGGGCACCTGCAGGGTCCGCACGAACGCCCCCACCACGGGCACGCTCCCGCCCTCCCGCACGTAGACCGGCGGACGGCCGAACGTCTCCTCCAACGCACGGGCCGCGGCCCGTGCGGCCGGCGCATCGGGCGACGTCACCACCGGGGGCGTCGACGCGAGGTGGCGCACCTCCACGCGTACGCCGGGCGGCGCCTGGCGCTGCACGAACCGCGCGAAGCGCCGGAAGATGCGCCCGGGCTCCTGGTCGGGCACCAGGCGCATGGAGACCTTGGCCACCGCCCGGGCGGGAATCACGGTCTTCATGCCCTCGGCGGTGAAGCCCCCGGCGATCCCGTGCACGTCCAACGTGGGCCGCACCCACAGCCGCTCGAGCACCGGCACCCCGGCCTCGCCGGGCGCTACGTCGGTGCCCAGGGTCGCGAGGAAGGCCGCCTCGTCGAACGGCAGCCTGGCCCACGCCTCGCGCTCGGCGGGGGCGGGCTCCTGCACGCGCCGGTAGAACCCCGGCACGCGGATGCGACCCCGGCGGTCCTTGAGGGCGGCCACGATCTGCGCCGCCGCGCCCACCGCGTTGGGCGCCGCGCCGCCGAACTGGCCCGAGTGCAGGTCGCGCTGCGCGCCCCGCACCTCGATCTCGGTGTAGAGCAACCCCCGCAGCCCGGTGACCAGCGTGGGCAGATCGGGCGCAAACAGCGCGCCGTCGCTCACGAGCGCCGCGTCGCAGGCCAGGCGCCGGCGCCGCCGCGGCACGTACGTCGCCAGCGTGGGGCTGCCGATCTCCTCCTCGCCTTCCAGGAGGACCTTCAGGTTGACCGGCAGCCTGCCCGCCGTGCGCAGGATGGCTTCGACCGCCTTGAGGTGGACGAACAGCTGTCCCTTGTCGTCGGACGCGCCCCGCGCGTAGAGGACGTCGCCCTCCACCACCGGGTCGAAGGGCGGTGTGCGCCACAGCTCGAGCGGGTCCGGCGGCTGGACGTCGAAGTGCCCGTAGCACAGCACCGTGGGCCGCCCCGGCGCCCCCATCCACTCGGCCAGCACCAGCGGGTGGCGGGTGCCCGCCTCCACCCGTGCGCGCAGCCCCAGAGCCTCCAGGTGGGCGGCCAGCCAGTGCGCGGCGCGTGCGACGTCCGCCGCGTGCGCCGGTGCCGTGCTGACGCTGGGGATCCGCAGCAGCTCCTGCAGCTCGTGCAGAAACCGCGCCTGGTGCTCGCGCGCGTAGGCCAGGGCCGCGTCCACGCTCGCCACAATTCGACGCACGGGGCAGCTCTCCTGGAGCCGCCGCAGCCCGTCCGGTCGACTGTTTGCTGTGCCGGTCGCGTCCAGGCGTTCCCGGGATGGTGCGCGGCCTCGGCGGCCCACCCGCGCCGCCCCGGCATAGACTGCGAGGGCGGCGGCCTGTTTCGAGGGATGGTGCGCGGCCCCGGCGGCCTACCCGCGCCGCAGGCGCACCTGCAGCCGCACCGTGATCGGGTCCTCGGCCACGAAGATCAGGAAGCGGGGGATGGGAATGCCAAACGCCGAGAGCCGGATCGTGGTCTCTGCCGTGGCCAGGTACGCGTCGCCCAGCGCCGTCACCTCCAGCGGGATCTCGACCTCGCGCGTCACGTCGCGGATCGTCAGTGTCCCACGTGCCATGGCCGGAATGCGCAGGGCGGTGAGGCGACCCTGGGGGACCACCGTCCCGCGAAACACGATCTCCGGGTACCGGTCGGTCTGCAGGAAGTCCCGCCGCATCTGGGCGTCGCGCAGCCCGATGCCCGTCGACAGGGCGCGGGCGTCCACCCGGGCCTCCACCGTGGCCGCGAACGCGTCACCGTCTACCTGCCGGACGTGCACCGTGCCCGTGACGCGGTCGGTGCCGCCGGTGAACCCGCCGCGGTTGTCGCGCATGACGAACTCCACGCGGCTGGCCCCCGGCTCGATCTGGAACGCGCCGACCGGCACCAGCGTCGCCGCCTGCGCCACCAGCACCGCCATCCAGACCATGCCCCGCGCCATGGCGCCCCCTGTACCCGGGCTGCATGATCAACGCAGCGCGCGGCCCGCGCGTTCCCCGCCCGGCAAGGGTCGGGATGCTGCAAGGTTCATGGCGCGCCCGCTGGAGCGCGCGGTCCCCGCACGCAAGGGTCGGAAGCGCGCGCCGCGAACTGTCACCATATGGTCCTGCGCCTGTGGCTCGCCCGCCTGGCCGAGGGGCCGACGCGCGCGCGTGTGGCGCGCTGGCTGCTCGCCGCGTGCGCCGCCGGCTTCGTGCTCACGCTGGGCGCGATGCTGCTGGCCGGCGTCGGGCTCGATCGCTGGCTCTTCGCCCTGATCGTCTGGAGCGCGCTGATCTTCATCCCGCTGCGCATCACGCTGGACGCCTCCGGACCGCTGGGTGCCCGCGCCCTGGCCACCCTGCGACGCCGCCTCGCCGGTGACCCGGCGCGCTACGACCGCCCGGAGTGGCTGCCGGTGGTGGTCGGCGAGCTGTTCGCCCGTCGCGTGACGATGCCGCGCATCACCACGCCGGCGCACGCCCGGAAAGCGCATGACGCCGCCACCGCGGTCCTGCGCGGCCTCGTGGGCCGGGCCGATGCGCACACCCGGTTGGGCGACGCCATCCGCCTGACGGTGGCCGCCGCCGCGGCGGAGGCGATGCAGGTGAGCGCGCTGGCCAGCGGGCCCGCGGCCCAGCCCATTCAGGCGCGCTGGGACGGTGCGCGCGCGCTCGGCACGCTGGCGGCGCTGATCGACCTGCTGGCCGCCGCGTTCGCCGACCGCTGGGACCGGCCGCCTGTCGTGCCCGACCTGGCCGGCCGGCCGCTGCGCGACTTCTTGGATGCCGCGCTGGACTACTGCGACGAGGCCGCCCTGCAGGTGGACGCGCTCCCGTGGACCGAGCCGCCGCTGCTGCCGCTGCTTGCGCCTGCGGCTGTCGACGAGGTCCGCACCGCCTGGCGCGCGTTCGTGGACGCACAGCCGCCGGCGACTGCGGCTCTGCAGGCGTTCGTGCGCGCCGTCTTGCCCCCCGCGTAGTCAGCTGGCGTCGGCCGCCAGCCGCACCGCTGCCCCGCCCAGCACCTTGGCCGCCACCGGCAGGGCGTCTTCGTCGAAGTCGAAGCGGTTGGTGTGGTGCCGGCCGTCCAGCTCCCGCGCCCGGTTGCTGGACCCCACCACGAAGTAGCAGCCGGGCGCCCGCTCGAGGAAGTACGCCATGTCGTCGCTGCCGGTCGTGGGCCGCATCTCCTCGACGCGGCCGGGTCCCACGACCTCCTCGGCCACGCGCCGCACGACGTCGGTCACCTGGGGATCGTTGCGGACGACGGGGCAGCCCAGCCGTGTGG is a window encoding:
- a CDS encoding YggT family protein; the protein is MVAVDLLDLGFRIFLLLILARVVLSWVPDLAVRFPAVAHVVWRLTNPVLDPVRRLMPPVAGLDLSPLVAILLLQLLIVLLREALLSLL
- a CDS encoding glutathione ABC transporter substrate-binding protein codes for the protein MRNAVMAVLVCVLGLGSLSAGAAPAVTPQRGGTLIVGQGTDATTLDGHLYTDAPTATIMEHMVETLFELTPEGKVQPRLATGVQVAPDGRTFTIRLRPGVRFHDGTALDAEAVKFNLDRILDPATRAPWRFLISRVQRVEVVDSMTVRLTTDAPFAPLLAHLTHSGTGIQSPAAIRRLGADYARQPVGTGPFRFREWVRGDRVVVVRNDDYWGERALLDEVQFRVIPDDGARLAALEAGSLHVAVRVPPREIDRLRGSRDIRVSVDTSLRTIYAAFNVSRPPFNDRRVRLALNYAVNKEAIVRSALAGTARVSDAPIAPNVQGYSKIMTYPWDLERAEALLREAGYSRERPLRAVFHHPTGRYIRDAEIAASIQGLARRAGIELELRTLEFGAYLALTARPREQNDIQMYMLGWGTVTGDADYGLYALFHTSQFPPVGFNRGFYSNPRVDALLDRGRTTVDQAERTRIYAEAMRLIMEDAAWVFLHSESQVTGLRTTVQGVVVHPSERIIASAAWLRR
- a CDS encoding cold-shock protein, yielding MATGTVKWFSAEKGYGFIAVEGGKDVFVHYSAIVGEGFKTLEEGQRVQFDIVDGRKGPQAANVTVL
- a CDS encoding ABC transporter permease, with amino-acid sequence MWRYIATRLLLAVPVVFGVAFVVFAMVRVIPGDPAQVIAGEAATREFVEAVRRELGLDRPLLVQFAAFTANLLRGDLGRSVRSRAPVTHELWARIPNTVTLALAGLAVAVSVGIAAGVVSAMRPYSVIDTLVMLAALLGLSMPVFWSGLMMILVFAVWLGWLPAVGTGTPLHLVLPAVTLGLATAAIIARMTRSSMLEVLRADYVRTARAKGLAERVVVNRHAFRNALIPVITVVGLQMGTLLSGAVLTESVFAWPGIGRLLVEGVLARDYPVVQGAVLVVAFAFAVVNLVVDVLYAVVDPRIRYE
- a CDS encoding MFS transporter codes for the protein MALAHFTNDLYAAFLAPLLPLVVAKFGLSLALAGLMGTAFNATAALTQPLFGLAADRVRRPAFAVLGPTVTVLGMGLVGLAPTYGLMLIILFLTGLGVASFHPQAFALAGEVGGARRGTALSVFVAGGELGYALGPLFVAPIVGVLGLHGTVAAAVPGLLACAVLWARARTWQGTLPPAPDRLASDLRRHGPLLALVWLIVVIRSVIILSFILFLPLLLRERGQSLLVGATAVFLFGGIGALGGLLGGALSDRLGRRAILALSFVVGTPLLLLFTSTTSPWGLVALALGGMSFYLSAPVNVAIAQEVLPRRASLASAMVTGMAWGIAGISLTAVGALADRIGLAHTLGVLLALSAVGLVAVWALPRRRPPDDAPARPDGSV
- a CDS encoding DedA family protein, with product MEFLARALDVLVHLDRSLNTVVQTYGVWAYPVLAAVIFAETGLVVTPFLPGDSLLFAAGAIAARGGLNVWALAALLTAAAIVGDAVNYWVGRALGARLVAAGRYVRQEHLDRTHAFYERHGAKTIVLARFVPIVRTFAPFVAGVGRMTYSRFTVYNVTGALLWVGIFVFGGYWFGNLPLVQRHLTLVLAGVIAVSLLPVGLEVVRAWRGKQGSRHRR
- a CDS encoding ABC transporter permease yields the protein MIHVKPARAYAVWRHLRRHRAGLAGLGILAAFLAAGLFAPWLAPHDPYEIALEASLQGPSRDFWLGRDELGRDLLSRVVYGARLSLVIGAIAVAIGASVGVPVGAFSGYFGGWPDLLVQRAIDVLLAFPGILLAIVLVAILGVGLPQVMVAVGVVSIPVYARLVRGQVLAMRGQEFVEAARALGASARRILWRHILPNTMAVIIVQSTLQFASAILSAAALGFLGLGAQPPAAEWGTMLSSARQYIRLAPHSVTFPGLAIMLTVLGFNLLGDAIRDALDPRLRL
- the speD gene encoding adenosylmethionine decarboxylase, whose translation is MEPVGHHYVAEASGCNPEIIGRVEAVEQILVRAAEVAGVTVWAISFHRFPPNGVSGVVVISESHLSVHTWPEYGYVALDIFTCGNDAKPEAAVEYALKEFGATTMHITEITRGLEEGDRVFYHSIVTWEETLPTGDGRRAARSPKVVRPPRRASRAR
- a CDS encoding Lrp/AsnC ligand binding domain-containing protein, which encodes MVQAYVLIRILPGKLAEALAQIQKTPGVKMAHAVTGPTDIIAFVETESMDTLGRLIVSRFQETPGVTRTTTCVVTPVSEG
- a CDS encoding tripartite tricarboxylate transporter TctB family protein; translation: MNGRESHATRRILKKSRTTYSVPSRTPGTSRRGGGQATDRDAGQHGVTALVLMGFGVLVGVAASRIPPGVPTDPLGPRAFPMGLGIGIALCGLALGVLAVTGPNPVERRLPMSDVEPGDAMETPVAGSLRRLVAGVALTAVYLALFERVGYLLTTPCYVIGVMTLHGGASRRAVGLAPLLVTVVLYAAFRFGLRVPIPDGFLDGRLPW